One Meiothermus sp. QL-1 DNA segment encodes these proteins:
- a CDS encoding deoxynucleoside kinase has protein sequence MYIAIEGVIGVGKTTLARLLAERLAADCLLEVVEENPFLPLFYQDPPRYAFKAQVFFLLSRYKQLLPLAQPGLFSHGVVADYLFDKDAIFAAMNLSGEEWALYQELYRSLSPKLPVPDLTLYLKAPLPTLLARIRQRGRVFERRLEAAYLERLQTFYEQHFATYPHPLWVLETQELNFAEDKAAQDWIVEEVRRRLGCQRVGNG, from the coding sequence GTGTACATCGCCATCGAGGGCGTGATTGGGGTGGGCAAGACCACCCTGGCCCGCTTGCTGGCCGAGCGGCTGGCAGCCGACTGCCTGCTCGAGGTGGTGGAGGAAAACCCCTTTTTACCCCTCTTCTACCAGGACCCCCCGCGCTACGCCTTCAAGGCGCAGGTCTTCTTCCTGCTATCGCGCTACAAACAGCTCCTCCCCCTGGCCCAGCCAGGCCTCTTCAGCCACGGGGTGGTGGCCGACTACCTCTTCGACAAAGACGCCATCTTCGCTGCTATGAACCTCTCTGGGGAGGAGTGGGCGCTTTACCAGGAGCTCTACCGAAGCCTCTCCCCCAAGCTTCCCGTGCCCGACCTGACCCTCTACCTCAAGGCCCCGCTGCCCACCCTTCTGGCGCGCATCCGCCAGCGGGGCCGGGTCTTTGAGCGGCGGCTCGAGGCTGCCTACCTCGAGCGCTTGCAGACCTTCTACGAGCAGCACTTCGCCACCTACCCCCACCCCCTTTGGGTGCTGGAGACCCAGGAGCTCAACTTCGCTGAGGACAAGGCCGCTCAAGACTGGATCGTGGAGGAGGTCCGCCGGCGGCTGGGTTGCCAAAGGGTTGGGAACGGGTAA
- the moaA gene encoding GTP 3',8-cyclase MoaA, protein MCNTGVRVKLIDRYGRLIKDLRISVTPRCNLHCLYCHPLGYEQAEPPGSLGVEDVRHFLQAMQMLGLESVRFTGGEPLVRKELPQMIAVAAELGIPDIAITTNGLLFKRKARELVAAGLRRINLSMDAVTPEVFRRMTRGGQVERVWEAIETAWELGLHPVKVNAVMIRGMNEEEVIPLATLSLHHPLEVRFLEYMHLDNSNPELYRARFVPGAETRARLEAHFGPLEPVEHDPTAPARVYRIPGAVGRVGFINPVSEPFCSKCSRLRLTADKKLRPCLLTELEMDIAWAFAAPNPVEALVDAILIATDRKPAFGNTLPTLRERVMVGIGG, encoded by the coding sequence ATGTGCAACACGGGGGTCAGGGTGAAACTCATCGACCGCTACGGCCGCCTCATCAAAGACCTGCGCATCTCGGTCACGCCGCGCTGCAACCTGCACTGCCTCTACTGCCATCCTTTGGGCTACGAACAGGCCGAGCCCCCGGGCAGCCTGGGGGTGGAGGACGTCCGCCACTTCCTCCAGGCCATGCAGATGCTGGGGCTGGAGTCGGTGCGCTTCACCGGCGGCGAACCTTTGGTGCGCAAGGAGCTTCCCCAGATGATTGCGGTGGCGGCCGAGCTGGGCATCCCCGATATCGCCATCACCACCAACGGCCTCCTCTTCAAGCGCAAGGCCAGGGAACTGGTGGCCGCCGGGCTCAGGCGCATCAACCTCTCGATGGACGCGGTGACCCCCGAGGTCTTCCGGCGCATGACCCGGGGCGGCCAGGTGGAGCGGGTCTGGGAGGCCATCGAGACGGCCTGGGAGCTGGGACTGCACCCGGTCAAGGTCAACGCGGTGATGATCCGCGGCATGAACGAGGAGGAGGTCATCCCCCTGGCCACCCTCTCGCTCCACCACCCCCTCGAGGTGCGCTTTCTAGAGTACATGCACCTGGACAACTCCAACCCCGAGCTCTACCGCGCCCGCTTTGTGCCCGGGGCCGAGACCCGCGCCCGCCTCGAGGCCCACTTCGGCCCCCTGGAGCCCGTGGAACACGACCCCACCGCCCCGGCCCGGGTCTACCGCATTCCCGGGGCCGTGGGCCGGGTGGGCTTCATCAACCCGGTGAGCGAGCCCTTCTGCTCCAAGTGCTCCCGCCTCCGCCTCACCGCCGACAAAAAGCTCCGCCCCTGCCTCCTGACCGAGCTGGAGATGGACATCGCCTGGGCCTTCGCCGCCCCCAACCCCGTCGAGGCCCTGGTGGACGCCATTCTCATCGCCACCGACCGCAAACCGGCCTTCGGCAATACCCTGCCCACCTTGCGCGAGCGGGTGATGGTGGGCATCGGGGGCTAG
- a CDS encoding enoyl-ACP reductase — MVAIDLSGKKALVMGVTNEHSLGWAIAQKLHAAGAEVAYSYQSERLREKLEKLTADQPHRRLYQVDVTDEAALKAMFTDLAQVWGGLDYVVHAIAFAPRAAMEGRFIETTAADWNTALQVSAYSLVAVAREAEPLLREGGSLVTLTYYAAEKVVPRYNVMGIAKAALEASVRYLAYELGKKNVRVNAISAGAVRTVAAMSIPGFRKMTARYGAVAPLGRMITHEEVGNLGLYLLSPLASGTTGQTVYVDAGYSIMGMSLDEA, encoded by the coding sequence ATGGTTGCCATCGACCTATCCGGCAAGAAGGCCCTGGTCATGGGCGTGACCAACGAGCACAGCCTGGGCTGGGCCATCGCCCAAAAGCTGCACGCCGCTGGGGCAGAGGTGGCCTACAGCTACCAAAGCGAGCGCCTTAGGGAGAAGCTGGAGAAGCTCACCGCCGACCAGCCCCACCGCCGTCTATACCAGGTGGACGTCACCGACGAGGCCGCGCTCAAGGCTATGTTTACCGACCTGGCCCAGGTGTGGGGTGGGCTCGACTACGTGGTGCACGCCATCGCCTTCGCCCCCCGGGCCGCCATGGAAGGGCGCTTCATCGAGACCACCGCCGCCGACTGGAACACGGCCCTGCAGGTATCGGCCTACTCGCTGGTCGCGGTGGCGCGTGAGGCAGAGCCCTTGCTGCGGGAAGGGGGCAGCCTGGTCACCCTCACCTACTACGCCGCGGAGAAGGTGGTGCCCCGCTACAACGTGATGGGCATCGCCAAGGCAGCCCTCGAGGCCAGCGTGCGCTACCTGGCCTACGAGCTTGGCAAGAAAAACGTCCGGGTCAACGCCATCAGCGCAGGAGCGGTGCGCACGGTGGCCGCCATGAGCATCCCCGGCTTCCGCAAGATGACGGCCAGGTACGGCGCTGTTGCCCCCCTTGGGCGCATGATCACCCACGAGGAGGTGGGCAACCTGGGGCTTTACCTACTCTCCCCTCTGGCCAGCGGCACCACCGGCCAGACGGTGTACGTGGACGCGGGCTACAGCATCATGGGCATGAGCCTCGATGAGGCCTGA
- a CDS encoding cold-shock protein → MNKGTVKWFNAEKGYGFIAQDNGPDVFVHFTAIQGQGYRTLHEGDRVEFEIEPGRNGKGPQAKNVRLA, encoded by the coding sequence ATGAACAAGGGTACGGTCAAGTGGTTTAACGCGGAAAAGGGCTACGGTTTTATTGCGCAGGACAACGGCCCGGATGTGTTCGTGCATTTTACGGCCATCCAGGGGCAGGGCTACAGGACCCTGCACGAGGGCGACCGGGTCGAGTTCGAGATTGAGCCGGGCCGCAACGGCAAGGGCCCCCAGGCCAAGAACGTGCGCCTGGCCTAG
- a CDS encoding S1C family serine protease, with product MRSLVLLVWALALALAQAPRLTTPEEVARAEVIRRALPAVVKVTGILRDPQTGSEGPTNGSGFFYAPSRIVTNYHVIQDLRDITVELFDGRTFPAQVFAVDKGIDIAILSVQGVTAPALLSFGSSQNLQVGMGLIVIGSPFGQRNLASYGILAGIGPTAAEKNDLDPEVGSEIGDLLFTDARIVQGNSGGPVLDLQGRVVGVANATLGDLSGVGGVGVAIPVDLVRQSVSDLERFGVPQRGNLGATLLDLDELDPLLLGRVGLLSTRGAMIEKVQPGGPAARAGLRPAQRDPRGKLVSLGDIILAVGGRTVRNASEVTQIIARFRPGDRVNLTIWRNGRRMEVTVTMIARR from the coding sequence ATGCGCTCGCTCGTTCTACTCGTTTGGGCTCTTGCCTTGGCCCTGGCCCAGGCCCCCCGCCTGACTACCCCTGAGGAGGTGGCCCGGGCGGAGGTGATCCGCCGGGCCCTGCCCGCCGTGGTCAAGGTGACCGGCATCCTGCGCGACCCCCAGACCGGCAGCGAGGGCCCCACCAACGGCTCCGGCTTTTTTTATGCCCCTAGCCGAATCGTTACCAACTACCACGTCATCCAGGATCTGCGGGACATTACCGTTGAACTCTTCGATGGGCGCACCTTTCCCGCCCAGGTTTTCGCGGTGGACAAGGGCATCGATATCGCCATCCTGAGCGTGCAGGGGGTCACCGCGCCAGCCCTGCTCTCCTTTGGCAGCTCGCAAAACCTGCAAGTGGGCATGGGGCTCATAGTCATCGGCAGCCCATTCGGCCAGCGCAACCTGGCCTCCTATGGCATCCTGGCCGGCATCGGGCCCACCGCAGCGGAAAAAAACGACCTCGACCCCGAGGTGGGCTCGGAAATAGGCGATTTGCTCTTCACCGACGCCCGCATCGTGCAGGGCAACTCCGGCGGTCCGGTGCTGGACCTGCAGGGGCGGGTGGTGGGGGTGGCCAACGCCACTTTGGGCGACCTGAGCGGGGTGGGGGGGGTGGGGGTGGCCATCCCGGTTGACCTGGTGCGCCAGAGCGTGAGCGACCTCGAGCGCTTTGGGGTGCCCCAACGCGGCAACCTGGGGGCCACCCTTCTGGACCTGGACGAGCTGGACCCCCTCCTGCTGGGCCGGGTGGGGCTGCTCTCCACCCGCGGGGCCATGATCGAGAAGGTGCAGCCCGGCGGCCCCGCGGCCCGGGCCGGCCTGCGGCCCGCCCAGCGCGACCCGCGCGGCAAGCTGGTGAGCCTGGGGGACATCATCCTGGCGGTGGGGGGACGCACCGTGCGCAACGCCAGCGAGGTCACCCAGATCATCGCCCGCTTCCGCCCTGGCGACCGGGTCAATCTCACCATATGGCGCAACGGGCGGCGCATGGAGGTTACGGTGACCATGATCGCCCGCCGTTAG
- a CDS encoding patatin-like phospholipase family protein, with amino-acid sequence MGEQRRVGLALGGGGARGYAHIGVMRVLEREGLRPAAIAGTSMGSLMGAVFAAGHRADEVQELLSRTSFWRFLDLNPFDDMLNFSELVRFLEPLIPRRIEDFPIPLGITATDLITGTEVYFCRGDVFQAIRASIAYPGAINPIWVDHQLLADGGILNQIPVDLVRFLGAERVIAVDVTPLQVLREQPQKKSWWAQIFRRGMEANPVQNVYRAVEIMQIRLAEVKLAVARPDLVLRPKLEGIGLFSFQQLEQAIKDGEAAAEAALEAIRELIQAEEP; translated from the coding sequence ATGGGCGAGCAGAGGCGGGTTGGCCTGGCGCTGGGCGGGGGAGGGGCGCGGGGGTACGCCCATATTGGGGTCATGCGGGTGCTGGAGCGGGAGGGCCTTCGCCCTGCTGCCATCGCCGGCACCAGCATGGGGAGCCTGATGGGGGCGGTCTTTGCTGCGGGGCACAGGGCCGATGAGGTGCAGGAGCTTCTTTCCCGCACCTCGTTTTGGCGCTTTTTGGACCTCAACCCCTTTGACGATATGCTCAACTTCAGCGAGCTGGTGCGCTTTCTGGAGCCCCTTATTCCGCGCCGGATCGAGGACTTCCCCATTCCCTTGGGCATCACCGCCACCGACCTCATCACCGGGACCGAGGTGTACTTCTGCCGGGGGGATGTTTTCCAGGCCATCCGGGCCTCCATCGCCTACCCAGGGGCCATCAACCCAATCTGGGTAGACCACCAGCTTCTGGCCGATGGGGGAATCCTGAACCAGATTCCCGTGGACCTGGTGCGCTTCCTGGGGGCTGAGCGGGTGATTGCGGTGGACGTGACCCCGTTGCAGGTTTTGCGCGAGCAGCCGCAGAAGAAGAGCTGGTGGGCGCAGATTTTCCGCCGGGGTATGGAGGCCAATCCGGTGCAGAACGTCTACCGGGCGGTGGAGATCATGCAGATCCGCCTGGCCGAGGTAAAGCTGGCGGTGGCCCGGCCCGACCTGGTTCTGCGCCCCAAGCTCGAGGGCATCGGGCTTTTCAGCTTCCAGCAGCTCGAGCAGGCCATCAAGGACGGCGAGGCTGCGGCCGAGGCGGCGCTGGAGGCCATCCGCGAGCTGATTCAGGCCGAGGAGCCCTGA
- the surE gene encoding 5'/3'-nucleotidase SurE — translation MRILVANDDGIFSPGIKALAFALRELGEVRVVAPDVEQSGVGHSITFRRPLRFKHTAAAGFGEIPAYRVDGTPADCVVLGSQLLGRPDVVVSGINIGVNMGLDLTHSGTVAAALEGTSLGIPSIAFSLDASGEELRFEEAARYAVPLVRWVLEHGLPPKTLLNVNFPNRTPLGLRITRLSTHRYEDQVVARTDPEGRPYYWLAGQPTAEMEEGTDFWAVQQGYISVTPITLDYTDYAFAALLEGRLTLEGLCSG, via the coding sequence ATGCGCATTTTGGTTGCCAACGACGACGGGATATTCTCTCCCGGTATCAAGGCCCTGGCCTTTGCCCTGCGCGAGTTGGGGGAGGTCAGGGTGGTGGCCCCCGATGTGGAGCAGTCTGGGGTGGGGCACAGCATCACCTTTCGCCGGCCGCTGCGCTTCAAGCACACCGCTGCAGCGGGCTTCGGCGAGATTCCAGCCTATCGCGTGGACGGTACCCCAGCGGACTGCGTGGTGCTGGGAAGCCAGCTTTTGGGCCGGCCGGATGTGGTGGTCTCGGGTATCAACATAGGGGTCAACATGGGCCTTGACCTGACCCATTCGGGCACGGTGGCCGCAGCGCTGGAGGGCACTTCGCTGGGCATTCCCTCCATCGCTTTCAGCCTGGACGCCTCAGGGGAGGAGCTGCGTTTCGAGGAGGCGGCCCGTTACGCGGTGCCACTGGTGCGCTGGGTGCTGGAGCACGGGCTGCCGCCCAAGACCCTGCTCAACGTGAACTTCCCTAACCGTACGCCCCTGGGGCTGCGCATCACCCGGCTTTCCACCCACCGCTACGAGGACCAGGTGGTGGCGCGCACCGACCCCGAGGGGCGGCCCTATTACTGGTTGGCCGGTCAGCCCACCGCCGAGATGGAGGAGGGGACCGACTTTTGGGCGGTGCAGCAGGGCTACATATCGGTGACCCCCATCACCCTGGACTACACCGACTACGCCTTTGCCGCCTTGCTCGAGGGCCGGCTCACCCTGGAGGGGCTGTGCTCAGGCTAG
- a CDS encoding quinone-dependent dihydroorotate dehydrogenase, whose protein sequence is MYERLKPWLFRQDPETIHDRAMGGLAWLARRGPLLGLLQRLLRLDDPRLEVRAFGLRFPNPIGLAAGFDKNALALRAWPALGFGFVEIGSITALPQPGNPKPRLFRLPEAEALINRMGFNNEGAEAVARRLAAWQAHGPLPVPLGINLGKSRATPLEKAAEDYLKSLSLLLPYGDYFVLNVSSPNTPGLRALQEKERLEALLQALTGYLQGRKPLLLKLAPDLTWAELDDILELSERYGLAGLIATNTTVQREGLPLAEEGGLSGRPLARRALEVLRYLHKRLQGRLPIVSVGGIFSPEDVWERLEQGACLVQIYTGFVYQGPLLPRRLCQGLLARLEAEGRGLT, encoded by the coding sequence GTGTACGAGCGCCTCAAGCCCTGGCTCTTCCGCCAAGACCCCGAGACCATCCACGACCGGGCGATGGGGGGGCTGGCCTGGCTGGCGCGGCGGGGGCCTCTTTTGGGGCTGCTCCAGCGCTTGCTCCGGCTAGATGACCCACGGCTCGAGGTGAGGGCCTTCGGCCTGCGCTTTCCCAACCCCATCGGGCTGGCCGCCGGCTTCGACAAAAACGCCCTGGCCCTGCGGGCCTGGCCGGCTTTGGGGTTTGGCTTCGTGGAGATCGGCTCCATCACCGCCCTTCCCCAGCCGGGCAACCCCAAGCCCCGCCTGTTCCGGCTGCCCGAGGCCGAGGCCCTCATCAACCGCATGGGCTTCAACAACGAGGGGGCCGAGGCGGTGGCCAGACGGCTCGCCGCCTGGCAGGCCCACGGCCCCCTTCCTGTGCCCCTTGGCATTAACCTGGGGAAGTCCCGGGCCACACCCTTAGAAAAAGCCGCCGAGGACTACCTGAAAAGCCTCTCCCTTTTGCTGCCCTATGGCGACTACTTCGTCCTCAACGTCAGCTCCCCCAACACCCCAGGCCTGAGGGCCCTGCAGGAAAAAGAGCGGCTCGAGGCCCTACTTCAGGCCCTCACAGGGTATTTGCAAGGGCGCAAGCCCCTTTTGCTCAAACTGGCCCCCGACCTCACCTGGGCCGAGCTGGACGACATCCTCGAGCTAAGCGAGCGCTACGGTCTTGCCGGCCTCATCGCCACCAACACCACCGTGCAGCGCGAGGGGCTTCCCCTGGCCGAGGAAGGGGGGCTCTCGGGCCGGCCTCTGGCCCGGCGCGCCCTCGAGGTGCTGCGCTACCTGCACAAGCGGCTCCAGGGCCGGCTGCCCATCGTCTCGGTGGGAGGCATCTTCAGCCCCGAAGACGTCTGGGAACGCCTGGAACAGGGGGCCTGCCTGGTGCAGATCTACACCGGCTTTGTCTACCAAGGTCCTCTGCTCCCCCGAAGGCTCTGCCAGGGGCTACTGGCCCGGCTGGAAGCGGAAGGCAGGGGCCTTACCTAA
- a CDS encoding acyl-CoA dehydrogenase family protein, translating into MIAERPRELWFEPDREERQIIGTLREFLQAEVAPTAAERDESGQFPFDLVRRLGHLGVMGAQVPEAYGGAGLSTRTFARMVEEIAAVDGSLALTVASHNSLCVGHILLAGNEQQKESLLPRLAAGEVLGAWGLTEPESGSDAASLRTRAEETPEGFVLNGSKQFITQGSVAGVYVINARTDPAPSPEKKHLGLSAFAFSAPREGLRVGRKEKKLGLNASDTAQLIFEDLRLPKEALLGERGKAFYDVMRVLEGGRIGIAAMAVGLGRAALDFAARYALERRQFGRPIAEFQAVSHKLAEMETELEAARLLYLRAAELRDAGRPYGHAAAQAKLFASEVAVRACDEAIQILGGYGYTKDYPVERYWRDARLTRIGEGTSEVLKLIIAKNLLARYR; encoded by the coding sequence ATGATTGCCGAACGGCCCCGGGAGCTTTGGTTCGAACCCGACCGTGAGGAGCGCCAGATCATTGGCACTCTGCGCGAATTCCTGCAGGCTGAGGTGGCCCCCACCGCCGCCGAGCGGGATGAAAGCGGCCAATTCCCCTTCGACCTGGTACGCCGGCTGGGGCACCTGGGGGTTATGGGGGCCCAGGTGCCCGAGGCTTACGGAGGGGCTGGCCTCTCTACCCGCACTTTCGCCCGCATGGTGGAGGAAATCGCTGCCGTAGACGGTTCGCTGGCCCTCACAGTGGCCTCGCACAACAGCCTGTGCGTGGGCCATATACTGCTGGCGGGCAACGAGCAGCAAAAAGAGAGCCTCCTGCCCAGGCTGGCTGCAGGGGAGGTGCTGGGGGCCTGGGGCCTGACCGAGCCTGAAAGCGGCTCGGATGCGGCCTCCTTGCGCACCCGCGCCGAGGAGACGCCGGAGGGCTTCGTGCTCAACGGCAGCAAGCAGTTCATCACCCAGGGCTCGGTGGCCGGGGTGTACGTGATCAACGCCCGCACCGACCCGGCCCCCAGCCCCGAGAAAAAGCACCTGGGGCTCTCGGCCTTCGCCTTTTCCGCCCCCCGCGAGGGCCTGCGGGTGGGGCGCAAGGAGAAGAAGCTGGGTCTCAACGCCTCGGACACAGCCCAGCTCATCTTCGAGGACCTGCGGCTGCCCAAGGAGGCCTTGCTGGGCGAACGGGGCAAGGCCTTCTACGATGTGATGCGGGTGCTGGAGGGGGGGCGAATTGGGATTGCCGCCATGGCCGTGGGGCTTGGACGGGCCGCGCTGGATTTTGCCGCTCGCTATGCGCTAGAACGCAGGCAGTTCGGCCGGCCCATCGCCGAGTTTCAGGCGGTCTCCCACAAGCTGGCGGAGATGGAGACCGAGCTCGAGGCAGCCCGGCTGCTCTACCTCCGGGCCGCCGAGCTGCGCGATGCGGGCCGGCCCTACGGCCACGCCGCGGCCCAGGCCAAGCTCTTCGCCTCGGAGGTGGCCGTGCGGGCCTGCGACGAGGCCATCCAGATCCTGGGCGGCTACGGCTACACCAAGGACTACCCGGTGGAGCGCTACTGGCGCGACGCCCGCCTGACCCGGATTGGGGAGGGCACCAGCGAGGTGCTCAAGCTCATCATCGCCAAAAACCTGCTGGCCCGCTACCGCTAG
- a CDS encoding deoxynucleoside kinase gives MYIAIAGNIGAGKSTLTRLLAEHYGLLPVYEAVDENPYLADFYADMGRFAFHSQVFFLAQRLRQHLEQINPAQHVVQDRTIYEDAFIFAQNLRLQGHLSERDWQTYRALFEGIAPALRKPDLLIYLRASTETLKAHIARRGRAFEQAIPEAYLASLNQLYEAWIATYDLSPVLVISSDSVNYADDEEARALLFRTLERFGLSRPLVQGSSA, from the coding sequence ATGTACATCGCCATCGCAGGCAACATCGGCGCTGGGAAGTCCACCCTGACCCGGCTTCTGGCCGAACACTACGGGCTCTTGCCGGTCTACGAGGCGGTGGACGAGAACCCTTACCTGGCCGACTTCTACGCCGATATGGGGCGCTTCGCCTTCCACTCCCAGGTCTTCTTCCTGGCCCAGCGGCTCAGGCAACACCTGGAACAGATCAACCCGGCCCAGCACGTGGTGCAGGACCGCACCATCTACGAGGATGCCTTCATCTTCGCGCAAAACCTCCGGCTCCAGGGCCACCTCTCCGAGCGCGACTGGCAGACCTACCGGGCTCTTTTCGAGGGGATTGCCCCGGCCCTGCGCAAGCCCGACCTGCTCATCTATCTGCGGGCCTCGACCGAGACCCTAAAGGCCCACATCGCCCGGCGGGGACGGGCCTTTGAGCAGGCCATCCCAGAGGCCTACCTGGCCTCCTTGAACCAGCTCTATGAGGCCTGGATAGCGACCTACGACCTCTCACCGGTGCTGGTCATCTCGAGCGATAGCGTGAATTACGCCGACGACGAGGAGGCCCGCGCCCTCCTGTTCCGTACCCTGGAGCGCTTCGGCCTGAGTCGTCCGTTGGTTCAGGGCTCCTCGGCCTGA
- a CDS encoding cell wall metabolism sensor histidine kinase WalK has translation MTLRTRITSLLLLVLALSQALIGASVYGTLQFTLYENLRRELMESAQAAQRQIREQGNLEGLPLTVYGQALWVPFPNPTASDILQGAAIPIAKSLALGEASLNLSESSLEEVLRSGGVYTETSLARPDGSQIPLRARVERLQTEIAGISQGPQLVILLVAKSTEGLQSILTDFARTYLVTALLVTIFGGVLAFRLVRQTLEPLAWVARKAEQVSTKPEKLPEPVGHDEVASLVKSLNRMLARLEAAWETQGRFLADASHELRTPITAILGHINYLLRRTQVSEQQKESLEIIKREAERMQKLVGDLLELSKTGGGWRVELGAVHLPTVLYEIEEEYSKSFEGQIEVEVPENLWVLGDAERLHQVLANLVSNAIKARATRIRLVAHDLAERVVLRVEDNGEGIPKEHLPHLFERFYRVDKARDRERGGSGLGLAIVRSIVEAHGGSVWVESELGQGSVFSVSLRRAPAPYPQLA, from the coding sequence ATGACCCTCCGCACCCGCATCACCTCCCTCCTCCTGCTGGTTCTCGCCCTGTCGCAGGCCCTCATCGGGGCCTCAGTCTACGGCACCCTGCAGTTCACCCTCTACGAAAACCTGCGGCGCGAGCTCATGGAAAGCGCGCAGGCTGCACAGCGCCAAATCCGCGAGCAGGGCAACCTGGAGGGCCTCCCGCTTACGGTCTACGGCCAGGCCCTCTGGGTGCCCTTTCCCAACCCCACCGCCAGCGACATCCTGCAAGGGGCAGCCATCCCCATCGCCAAGTCGCTGGCCCTGGGCGAGGCCAGCCTGAACCTCTCGGAAAGCAGCCTGGAGGAGGTGCTGCGCTCCGGCGGGGTCTACACCGAGACTTCCCTCGCCCGCCCCGACGGCAGCCAGATACCCTTGCGGGCGCGGGTCGAGCGGCTACAAACCGAGATCGCCGGTATTTCCCAAGGCCCCCAGTTGGTCATCCTGCTGGTGGCCAAATCTACCGAGGGCCTCCAGAGCATTCTGACCGACTTTGCCCGCACCTACCTCGTCACCGCCCTGCTGGTCACCATTTTTGGCGGCGTCCTGGCTTTTCGGCTGGTGCGCCAGACCCTGGAGCCCCTGGCATGGGTGGCCCGAAAGGCCGAGCAGGTGAGCACCAAGCCGGAAAAGCTGCCCGAGCCGGTAGGCCACGACGAGGTGGCCTCGCTGGTGAAGTCGCTGAACCGGATGCTCGCCCGGCTCGAGGCCGCCTGGGAAACCCAGGGCCGCTTTCTGGCCGACGCTTCCCACGAGCTGCGCACCCCCATTACCGCCATTCTGGGCCACATCAACTACCTCCTCCGGCGCACCCAGGTCTCCGAGCAGCAGAAGGAGAGCCTGGAGATCATCAAGCGGGAGGCTGAGCGGATGCAAAAGCTGGTGGGGGACCTGCTCGAGCTCTCCAAGACCGGGGGGGGCTGGCGGGTGGAGCTGGGGGCGGTGCACCTGCCCACCGTCCTCTACGAAATCGAGGAGGAGTACAGCAAGAGCTTCGAGGGGCAGATCGAGGTGGAGGTTCCGGAGAATCTGTGGGTGCTGGGCGACGCCGAGCGGCTGCACCAGGTGCTGGCCAACCTGGTCTCCAACGCCATAAAGGCCCGGGCCACCCGGATACGGCTGGTGGCGCACGACCTGGCAGAACGGGTGGTGCTCCGGGTGGAGGACAACGGCGAGGGCATCCCTAAGGAACACCTTCCCCACCTCTTCGAGCGCTTCTACCGGGTAGACAAGGCGCGCGACCGCGAGCGCGGAGGCAGCGGGCTGGGCCTGGCCATCGTGCGCTCGATTGTGGAGGCCCATGGGGGCAGCGTCTGGGTGGAAAGCGAGCTGGGCCAGGGCTCGGTCTTCAGCGTATCGCTTCGGCGGGCCCCCGCACCCTACCCCCAGCTAGCCTGA
- a CDS encoding S1 RNA-binding domain-containing protein, which produces MELQAGAVVEGRVTRITDFGAFVELPGGESGLVHISQIAHEFVRNVRDHLQEGDVVSVLVLGRDEKGRLDLSIKELTPAPAEPPRPKRLPRQAPEFENKLKSFLRSSGGAGGGRKAGGRGGRRRR; this is translated from the coding sequence ATGGAGTTGCAAGCAGGAGCAGTGGTAGAAGGTCGGGTGACCCGGATTACCGATTTCGGGGCCTTTGTGGAGCTCCCTGGTGGGGAGTCGGGGCTGGTGCACATCTCCCAGATTGCCCATGAGTTCGTGCGCAACGTTCGCGACCATCTGCAGGAAGGGGATGTGGTCTCGGTGCTGGTGCTGGGCCGGGACGAGAAGGGCCGCCTCGACCTATCCATCAAGGAGCTGACCCCAGCACCAGCAGAACCCCCCCGGCCCAAGCGCCTGCCGCGCCAGGCGCCCGAGTTTGAGAACAAGCTCAAGAGCTTTTTGCGCAGCTCCGGTGGGGCGGGCGGAGGAAGGAAGGCGGGTGGCCGCGGAGGGCGCAGGCGCCGCTAG